A genomic window from Bradyrhizobium lupini includes:
- a CDS encoding PAS domain S-box protein has product MTLATRLAIAMILLVAVTVAAVGWLGYRNITQAVIPRVLERIEAQSSLLATHLESYVAGARGDLLGYRSAAAINGLIRAHIGGGLDDVDGVSEQTWRERIAARLAAEIDAKPSYGQFRIIGLDDDQRELVRVDRAGPNGTARIVPDGELERKSDRTYFQETIRLAPGDIYVSPVDLATRQGGTTDPHIPTLRVATPLFTPDSKPFGIVIANIDMRPALDRVRSTTSAGGEIYVVNSRGDYLVHPDRAREFGALLGNANDWRRDFPFFAARAGLPQGSTQLTSDQAGRPSGAALAPALLAGKEWLAVIETAPPSVFSSVPAAIQKASSLVGLLAVLAAALLAVLLARSLTRPIGRLTAAVEAIGSGRRAEIPVDASGETGVLARAFAQMVEETRAKTTALEREIEEHRRTEAARSHHEARERLFSAAVESSDEAIVMQSLDAIITGWNAAAERLYGYSANEAIGKSTSIIVPPDRREQGKDYLRRIAGGEPMERFETVRLRKDGTPVELSLSLSPIRGPSGEIVGASGTARSLTEARRAERALQQQLEERRQIFETSQDLIMVMDARGHIAQISPSSEAILGYRPEEMIGRSGADFIHSGHLDPSRDEMRALRRGERLKLADTRCFHKDGREVWLSWLGSWSDHAQRYFFVGRDMTEARLAQESLRESEQLARNIVETSLDAFTQTDHTGAILSWNSQAEKLFGWTREEAIGKNAIELFVAPSERESVRARLKLFLESEQQSLANPRRELLVRRRDGKEFRAELSVTALQRREGVLFNSFYRDLTDKIAADERIRQAEKMEAVGQLTGGVAHDFNNILTVITGTIEILADAVANEPELAAITKMIDEAAGRGAELTQHLLAFARKQPLQPREIDVNALIIDTAKLLRPTLGEQIHIESVFEDENCVAIVDPSQLTTAILNLALNARDAMPGGGKLIVETGAAYLDEVYASVNDVPPGHYVLIAVSDTGSGIPANMLARVFDPFFTSKGPGKGTGLGLSMVYGFIKQSAGHIKIYSEEGHGTTIKMYLPPGKTPTAVGEGVTPATIEGGHETILVVEDDRLVRDYVLAQLHSLGYVTLQAANAAEALAIVAAGKPFDLLFTDVIMPGKMNGRQLADELQRTRPDLRVLYTSGYTENAIIHHGRLDSGVLLLAKPYRKSDLARAIRKALNS; this is encoded by the coding sequence ATGACACTCGCTACGCGGCTCGCCATCGCGATGATCCTGCTGGTGGCGGTCACCGTGGCCGCAGTCGGCTGGCTCGGCTATCGCAATATCACCCAGGCCGTCATTCCGCGGGTCCTGGAACGGATTGAAGCCCAGTCGAGCCTGCTGGCCACCCATCTTGAATCCTACGTTGCCGGCGCGCGCGGCGATCTGCTCGGTTATCGCTCCGCCGCGGCCATCAACGGCCTGATCCGTGCCCACATCGGTGGAGGCCTCGACGATGTCGACGGCGTTTCCGAGCAAACCTGGCGCGAGCGCATCGCAGCCCGGCTCGCAGCCGAGATCGACGCGAAACCGAGCTACGGGCAATTTCGAATCATCGGCCTTGACGACGACCAGCGCGAGCTGGTCCGCGTCGATCGCGCCGGCCCGAACGGAACAGCACGGATCGTCCCCGACGGCGAACTGGAACGCAAGAGCGACCGAACCTACTTCCAGGAGACGATTCGATTGGCGCCGGGCGACATCTATGTTTCGCCCGTCGATCTCGCCACGCGGCAGGGAGGAACCACGGACCCTCACATTCCGACGTTGCGCGTCGCGACTCCGCTGTTCACGCCTGATAGCAAGCCGTTCGGCATCGTCATCGCCAATATCGACATGCGTCCTGCGCTCGACCGCGTCCGCTCGACCACGAGCGCAGGAGGAGAAATCTATGTCGTGAATTCGCGTGGCGACTATCTTGTCCACCCTGATCGTGCGCGGGAATTCGGTGCATTGCTTGGCAACGCCAACGATTGGCGCCGGGACTTTCCTTTCTTTGCAGCCCGGGCCGGCCTGCCGCAAGGATCCACGCAGCTTACGAGCGACCAAGCGGGCCGGCCGAGTGGAGCGGCGCTCGCACCGGCACTGCTGGCCGGCAAGGAGTGGTTGGCAGTCATCGAGACGGCCCCACCATCCGTGTTCAGTAGCGTTCCGGCGGCCATTCAAAAAGCCTCCTCACTGGTCGGCCTGCTTGCTGTCCTTGCCGCAGCTTTGCTTGCGGTACTGCTGGCGCGCTCATTGACGCGGCCGATCGGGCGTCTGACCGCGGCGGTGGAAGCGATCGGCAGCGGACGGCGCGCCGAGATTCCCGTCGATGCGAGCGGAGAGACAGGCGTGCTGGCGCGGGCATTCGCGCAAATGGTCGAAGAAACGAGAGCGAAGACGACCGCGCTTGAACGCGAGATCGAGGAGCATCGCCGCACCGAGGCCGCGCGAAGCCATCATGAAGCGCGCGAGCGCTTGTTCAGCGCCGCCGTCGAATCCTCCGACGAAGCGATCGTGATGCAATCGCTCGACGCCATCATCACCGGCTGGAATGCCGCCGCCGAGCGCCTCTACGGCTATTCGGCGAATGAGGCGATCGGGAAATCCACCTCGATCATCGTCCCACCCGACCGACGCGAGCAAGGCAAGGACTATTTGCGGCGGATCGCCGGAGGTGAACCGATGGAACGGTTCGAGACGGTGCGCCTGCGCAAGGATGGCACGCCGGTCGAACTCTCACTCAGCCTGTCGCCGATCAGGGGCCCATCGGGCGAGATCGTGGGCGCCTCCGGCACCGCGCGCAGCCTGACCGAGGCGCGACGGGCCGAGCGGGCGCTGCAGCAGCAGCTCGAGGAACGGCGACAGATCTTCGAGACCTCCCAGGATCTGATCATGGTGATGGACGCGCGCGGCCACATCGCGCAGATCAGTCCGAGCAGCGAGGCCATTCTCGGCTACCGGCCGGAGGAGATGATCGGCCGCAGCGGCGCCGATTTCATTCATTCCGGCCATCTCGACCCGTCGCGCGACGAGATGCGCGCGCTCAGGCGCGGCGAGCGGCTGAAGCTCGCGGACACCCGCTGCTTCCACAAGGACGGTCGTGAGGTCTGGCTGTCCTGGCTCGGCAGCTGGTCCGACCACGCCCAGCGCTACTTCTTTGTCGGGCGCGACATGACAGAAGCGAGGCTTGCACAGGAGTCCTTGCGGGAGAGCGAACAGCTTGCGCGCAACATCGTCGAGACCTCGCTCGATGCTTTCACCCAGACGGACCACACCGGGGCCATCCTGAGTTGGAACTCGCAGGCCGAGAAGCTCTTCGGATGGACCCGTGAGGAGGCGATCGGCAAGAATGCGATTGAGCTTTTCGTCGCCCCCAGTGAGCGCGAAAGCGTCAGGGCCAGACTGAAGCTCTTTCTCGAATCCGAGCAACAATCGCTGGCTAATCCACGGCGCGAACTTTTGGTGCGGCGACGCGACGGTAAGGAGTTCAGGGCCGAGCTCAGCGTCACGGCGCTCCAGCGACGCGAAGGCGTTCTCTTCAATTCGTTCTACCGCGACCTGACCGACAAGATCGCGGCCGACGAGCGCATCCGCCAGGCCGAGAAAATGGAGGCGGTCGGCCAGCTCACCGGCGGCGTGGCGCACGACTTCAACAACATTCTCACCGTCATCACCGGAACGATCGAGATCCTGGCCGACGCGGTGGCCAACGAGCCGGAGCTCGCGGCGATCACGAAGATGATCGACGAGGCCGCCGGGCGTGGCGCCGAGCTGACGCAGCACCTGCTGGCGTTTGCGCGCAAGCAGCCGCTCCAGCCGCGCGAGATCGACGTCAACGCGCTGATCATCGACACGGCGAAATTATTGCGGCCGACGCTGGGCGAGCAGATCCATATCGAATCGGTGTTCGAGGACGAGAACTGCGTCGCGATCGTCGATCCCAGCCAGCTCACCACCGCGATCCTCAACCTCGCGCTCAATGCCCGCGATGCCATGCCGGGCGGCGGCAAGCTGATCGTGGAGACGGGCGCGGCCTATCTCGACGAGGTCTATGCCAGCGTCAACGACGTCCCGCCGGGACACTACGTGCTGATCGCCGTGAGCGACACCGGCAGCGGAATTCCCGCCAACATGCTGGCCAGGGTGTTCGACCCCTTCTTCACCTCGAAGGGACCGGGCAAGGGCACCGGACTCGGGCTTTCGATGGTCTACGGCTTCATCAAGCAGTCGGCGGGCCATATCAAGATCTACAGCGAGGAAGGCCACGGCACCACGATCAAGATGTACCTGCCGCCCGGCAAGACGCCGACGGCGGTCGGCGAGGGCGTGACGCCGGCGACCATCGAGGGCGGACACGAGACGATCCTTGTGGTCGAGGACGACCGGCTGGTGCGCGACTACGTGCTGGCACAGCTGCATTCGCTCGGCTACGTCACCTTGCAGGCTGCGAACGCCGCGGAGGCGCTCGCAATCGTCGCCGCCGGAAAACCGTTCGACCTCCTGTTCACCGACGTCATCATGCCCGGCAAGATGAACGGAAGGCAGCTCGCCGACGAACTGCAGAGAACGCGTCCCGATCTCCGGGTGCTCTACACGTCCGGCTATACCGAGAACGCGATCATCCATCACGGCCGGCTGGATTCGGGCGTTCTGCTGCTGGCGAAGCCCTATCGCAAATCGGATCTGGCGCGGGCCATCCGCAAGGCGTTGAACAGTTGA
- a CDS encoding response regulator, which yields MANILIVDDDPAVQMTIRLLLERAGHQITVAGDGRKGLALFEAGQFDLLFLDIFMPGMDGLETMRHIRALQPAIPIVVISGRSFTPDAHAEPDFLKMATKLGAVASLQKPFRADALLAAVAGCLDAARTASVRNPDVSTGRR from the coding sequence GTGGCCAACATCCTGATCGTGGATGACGATCCGGCCGTGCAGATGACGATTCGGCTGCTCCTGGAGAGGGCCGGTCATCAAATCACCGTCGCCGGAGACGGCCGCAAGGGACTTGCGCTGTTCGAGGCCGGCCAGTTCGACCTTCTCTTTCTCGACATCTTCATGCCCGGCATGGACGGCCTGGAGACGATGCGCCACATCCGGGCGCTGCAGCCGGCGATTCCGATCGTCGTCATTTCCGGCCGTTCGTTCACGCCGGACGCCCATGCGGAGCCGGACTTCCTCAAGATGGCGACCAAGCTCGGCGCGGTGGCGAGCTTGCAGAAGCCGTTCCGGGCCGACGCGCTGCTCGCCGCGGTCGCTGGCTGCCTGGACGCGGCGCGGACGGCATCGGTGAGGAATCCGGATGTCAGCACCGGCCGCCGATGA
- a CDS encoding GntR family transcriptional regulator gives MEPAEPAPRVAPRPGARLDRARQAAPQVFERLRNAILALELPPGSPLSRTDLAAQFGVSSTPIRDALMRLEEEGLVDVFPQHATVVSRVDVGRAEQAHFLRQALELEIVRLLAQQHGEALVIRLDHTIALQQQFAKAGDFESFIAGDNDFHAQLYAAAGKQELWTLVRSRSGHIDRLRRMHLPSPGKAQNIVRHHKLITRAIEAGDADAAQQHLRKHLSGTLSELDTIRSHYPEYLTD, from the coding sequence ATGGAACCAGCCGAACCCGCGCCCCGCGTAGCCCCCCGCCCCGGCGCGCGGCTCGACCGGGCCCGGCAGGCCGCACCGCAAGTATTCGAGCGGCTGCGCAATGCCATTCTCGCGCTCGAATTGCCGCCGGGCTCGCCGCTGTCGCGCACGGATCTCGCCGCACAATTCGGCGTCAGCTCGACGCCGATCCGCGACGCCTTGATGCGGCTCGAGGAAGAAGGGCTGGTCGACGTGTTTCCGCAGCACGCCACCGTCGTCAGCCGCGTCGACGTCGGTCGGGCCGAGCAGGCCCATTTCCTGCGCCAGGCGCTGGAGCTCGAAATCGTCCGGCTGCTCGCGCAGCAGCACGGCGAAGCCCTGGTCATACGCCTCGACCACACGATCGCGCTCCAGCAGCAATTCGCCAAGGCCGGAGACTTCGAGAGCTTCATCGCTGGCGACAATGATTTTCACGCGCAGCTTTATGCCGCGGCCGGCAAGCAGGAACTCTGGACGCTGGTGCGCAGCCGTAGCGGACATATCGACCGGCTGCGCCGGATGCATCTGCCCTCACCCGGCAAGGCCCAGAACATCGTCCGCCACCACAAGCTGATCACGCGCGCGATCGAGGCCGGCGACGCCGATGCTGCGCAACAGCATCTGCGCAAGCACCTGTCGGGCACGTTGAGCGAGCTCGACACGATCCGAAGCCACTATCCGGAATATTTGACCGACTAG
- a CDS encoding ABC transporter substrate-binding protein translates to MIKQFQCGLTAVALIAAAALTASPAKAQQKSEISLSRQPGIFYMPSHIMEKQKLIEKHAAQLGVAGVTTKWVTFSGGGAQTDALLAGGVDILNTGTGNLLLLWDRTRGGVKGIVATSAQPMTLISRDANIKSIKDFGPNDKIAVPTVKVSTQAIVLQIAAAEAFGPDQWSKLDVNTVQLGHPDAYAALSNAKHEVHTHFSIPPFTFLELKNVPGAHVVLSSPDVMGGPLSQAQFFTTTKFADANPKIIQAVRDATKEAQDLIRSDTRQAVEIYKEITGDKTSVEELLDLLQEPGMMEWNLEPQGTMKFAAHLFKTGTLKTQPKAWTDYYLPVAHDLKGN, encoded by the coding sequence ATGATCAAGCAATTTCAGTGTGGCCTCACGGCCGTCGCCCTGATCGCCGCAGCGGCGCTGACGGCTTCGCCAGCAAAGGCGCAGCAGAAGTCCGAGATCTCGCTGTCTCGCCAGCCCGGCATTTTCTACATGCCGAGCCACATCATGGAAAAGCAGAAGCTGATCGAGAAGCACGCCGCTCAGCTCGGGGTGGCCGGCGTCACCACCAAATGGGTCACCTTCTCCGGCGGCGGTGCGCAGACCGATGCGCTGCTCGCGGGCGGGGTCGACATCCTCAACACCGGCACCGGCAATCTGCTGCTGCTGTGGGACCGCACCCGCGGCGGCGTCAAGGGCATCGTCGCGACCTCGGCGCAGCCGATGACGCTGATCAGCCGCGACGCCAACATCAAGTCGATCAAGGATTTCGGCCCCAACGACAAGATCGCCGTGCCGACCGTAAAAGTCTCGACCCAGGCCATCGTGCTCCAGATCGCCGCCGCCGAAGCCTTTGGTCCCGACCAATGGTCGAAGCTGGACGTCAACACGGTGCAGCTCGGTCATCCCGACGCCTATGCGGCGCTGTCCAACGCCAAGCACGAGGTGCACACCCATTTCTCGATTCCGCCGTTCACCTTCCTCGAGCTGAAGAACGTGCCGGGCGCGCATGTCGTGCTGTCGTCGCCTGACGTGATGGGCGGCCCGCTCAGCCAGGCGCAGTTCTTCACCACCACGAAGTTCGCTGATGCCAACCCGAAAATCATCCAGGCCGTGCGCGATGCGACCAAGGAAGCTCAGGATCTGATCCGCAGCGACACCAGACAGGCGGTCGAGATCTACAAGGAGATCACCGGCGACAAGACCTCGGTGGAAGAGCTGCTCGATCTCCTCCAGGAGCCCGGCATGATGGAGTGGAATCTCGAACCGCAGGGCACGATGAAATTCGCCGCCCATCTGTTCAAGACCGGCACGCTGAAGACTCAGCCCAAGGCCTGGACTGATTATTATCTGCCCGTCGCCCACGATCTGAAGGGCAACTGA
- a CDS encoding ABC transporter ATP-binding protein, with translation MALLDVSSVTLRYKTSSAVVTATERVSFTVDRSDRFVLLGPSGCGKSTLLKAVGGYMAPSEGRMTINDREIRGPGADRMMIFQEFDQLLPWKSVLANVMFPLLTARKLSRKDADARARAYIEKVGLTRVVDAYPHTLSGGMKQRVAIARGMAMEPDILLMDEPFAALDALTRRTCQDELLQLWSETKFTVLFVTHSIAEAIRIGNRILLLSPHPGRVKAEVVDVDKVSNDDGSAGRLEKEIHDLLFASEATAH, from the coding sequence ATGGCGCTGCTCGACGTCAGCTCCGTGACGCTGCGCTACAAGACCTCCAGCGCCGTCGTCACGGCGACCGAACGGGTCAGCTTCACAGTCGACAGGTCCGACCGCTTCGTGCTGCTCGGGCCGTCCGGCTGCGGCAAGTCGACCCTGCTCAAGGCCGTCGGCGGCTACATGGCGCCGAGCGAAGGCCGCATGACCATCAACGACCGCGAGATTCGCGGTCCCGGCGCCGATCGCATGATGATCTTCCAAGAGTTCGACCAGCTGCTGCCTTGGAAAAGCGTGCTGGCCAACGTGATGTTTCCGCTGCTGACCGCGCGAAAATTGTCGCGCAAGGATGCCGATGCGCGGGCGCGGGCCTATATCGAGAAAGTGGGCCTCACCCGCGTGGTCGACGCTTATCCGCACACGCTCTCCGGCGGCATGAAGCAGCGCGTCGCGATCGCGCGCGGCATGGCAATGGAGCCCGACATCCTACTGATGGACGAGCCGTTCGCCGCGCTCGACGCGCTGACGCGGCGAACCTGCCAGGACGAGCTGCTCCAGCTCTGGAGCGAGACCAAATTCACCGTGCTGTTCGTGACCCACTCGATCGCGGAAGCGATCCGCATCGGCAACCGCATCCTGCTGTTGTCGCCGCATCCCGGCCGCGTCAAGGCCGAGGTGGTCGACGTCGACAAGGTCTCCAATGACGATGGCAGTGCCGGCCGGCTGGAGAAGGAGATTCACGATCTCCTGTTCGCCTCCGAAGCAACGGCGCATTGA
- a CDS encoding ABC transporter permease — translation MGEARIMLRDAPVVGSAAEVERKLSVPELLWNDGFVRKTVIILFLAAVWEAYGLALDNPLLFPTLHDTILTLYDRVKDGTIPMRAWASLKVLFMGYSAGIALAAIFTVLAISTRIGTDFLETVTAMFNPLPAIALLPLALIWFGLGNGSLVFVLIHSVLWPVALNTHSGFKSVSNTLRMVGRNYGLRGLPYVAKILIPAAFGSILTGLKIGWAFAWRTLIAAELVFGVSSGQGGLGWFIFENRNLLDIPAVFAGLLTVIIIGLFVENLIFRAIERNTVQKWGTQS, via the coding sequence ATGGGCGAAGCGAGAATAATGCTGCGTGACGCGCCGGTCGTCGGCAGCGCAGCCGAGGTCGAGCGCAAGCTGAGCGTGCCCGAGCTGTTGTGGAACGACGGCTTTGTCCGCAAGACCGTCATCATCCTGTTCCTCGCGGCGGTCTGGGAGGCCTACGGCCTCGCCCTCGACAATCCCCTGCTGTTTCCGACGCTGCACGACACGATCCTCACGCTCTACGATCGCGTCAAGGACGGCACGATTCCCATGCGGGCCTGGGCTTCGCTAAAAGTGCTGTTCATGGGCTATTCAGCCGGCATCGCGCTCGCCGCGATCTTCACCGTGCTCGCGATCTCCACCCGCATCGGCACCGATTTCCTTGAGACGGTCACGGCGATGTTCAATCCGCTGCCGGCGATCGCGCTGTTGCCGCTCGCTTTGATCTGGTTCGGTCTCGGCAACGGCAGTCTGGTGTTTGTGCTGATCCATTCGGTGCTGTGGCCGGTCGCGCTCAACACCCATTCGGGCTTCAAGAGCGTGTCCAACACGCTGCGCATGGTCGGCCGCAATTACGGCCTTCGGGGATTGCCGTACGTGGCGAAAATCCTCATCCCCGCCGCGTTCGGCTCGATCCTGACCGGCCTCAAGATCGGCTGGGCCTTTGCCTGGCGCACGCTGATCGCGGCCGAGCTGGTGTTCGGCGTGTCGTCGGGGCAGGGCGGGCTCGGCTGGTTCATCTTCGAAAACCGCAACCTGCTCGACATACCTGCGGTCTTCGCCGGCCTCTTGACGGTGATCATCATCGGGCTTTTTGTCGAAAACCTGATCTTCCGCGCCATCGAGCGGAACACCGTGCAGAAATGGGGCACCCAATCATGA
- the araD gene encoding L-arabinonate dehydratase produces MTKKKLTPDQLRSARWFAPDDLRSFGHRSRTMQMGYAPEEWKDRPIIAILNTWSDAQPCHMHFKSRVDDVKRGILMAGGLPLELPALSLSESLLKPTTMLYRNLLAMDAEELLRSHPVDGVVLMGGCDKTTPALLLGATSMNIPAIYLPAGPMLRGNWKGKTLGSGSDGWKYWDERRAGKISDKDWLDIEAGIARSYGTCMTMGTASTMTAIAEAIGMTLPGASSIPAADANHIRMASECGRRIVEMVWEDLTPKTIQTRKAFENAIAVAMAMGCSTNAIIHLIAQARRAGLDIGLDDFEIASRKVPVIANVRPSGDAYLMEDFFYAGGLPALMGQIKPHLHLDCITVTGLTLGENIAHAEVHNDDVIRSIDNPIYKEGALAVLKGNLAPDGCVIKPSACAPRFLKHTGPALVFDDYPSMKKAVDDPDLDVTEDHILILRNAGPQGGPGMPEWGMLPIPTKLVKQGVRDMVRISDARMSGTSYGACILHVAPESYVGGPLALVRNGDRITLDVGARTINLDVSEAELDKRRAAWKQPERRFERGYGWMFTKHIKQANDGCDFDFLETDFGAPIGEPSIY; encoded by the coding sequence ATGACCAAGAAGAAACTAACGCCCGACCAGCTCCGCAGCGCGCGCTGGTTCGCACCCGACGATCTCCGCTCGTTCGGCCATCGCTCCCGCACCATGCAGATGGGCTACGCGCCGGAGGAGTGGAAGGACCGCCCGATCATCGCGATCCTCAACACCTGGTCGGACGCGCAGCCCTGCCACATGCACTTCAAGTCGCGCGTTGACGACGTCAAGCGCGGCATCCTGATGGCCGGCGGCCTGCCGCTGGAGCTGCCGGCACTGTCGCTGTCGGAATCGCTGCTCAAGCCGACCACCATGCTCTATCGCAATCTGCTGGCGATGGACGCCGAGGAGCTGTTGCGCAGCCATCCCGTCGACGGCGTGGTGCTGATGGGCGGCTGCGACAAGACCACGCCGGCGCTGCTGCTGGGTGCGACCTCGATGAACATCCCGGCGATCTATCTGCCGGCAGGTCCGATGCTGCGCGGCAATTGGAAGGGCAAGACGCTCGGCTCGGGCTCGGACGGCTGGAAATACTGGGACGAGCGGCGCGCCGGAAAAATCTCCGACAAGGACTGGCTCGACATCGAGGCCGGCATTGCGCGCAGCTACGGCACCTGCATGACCATGGGCACGGCTTCCACCATGACCGCGATTGCAGAGGCGATCGGCATGACGCTGCCGGGCGCGTCCTCGATTCCCGCCGCTGATGCCAACCATATCCGCATGGCCTCGGAATGCGGGCGCCGTATCGTCGAGATGGTCTGGGAAGATCTGACGCCGAAGACGATCCAGACCCGCAAGGCGTTCGAGAACGCGATCGCGGTGGCGATGGCCATGGGCTGTTCGACCAATGCGATCATCCATCTGATCGCGCAGGCCCGCCGCGCCGGTCTCGACATCGGCCTCGACGATTTCGAGATTGCGAGCCGCAAGGTGCCCGTCATCGCCAATGTGCGGCCGAGCGGCGATGCCTATCTGATGGAGGACTTCTTCTATGCCGGCGGCCTGCCGGCGCTGATGGGGCAGATCAAGCCGCATCTGCATCTCGACTGCATCACCGTCACCGGCCTGACGCTGGGCGAGAATATCGCGCATGCCGAGGTCCACAATGACGATGTGATCCGCTCGATCGACAATCCCATCTACAAGGAAGGCGCCCTCGCGGTGCTCAAGGGCAATCTCGCACCCGACGGCTGCGTCATCAAGCCGTCGGCCTGCGCGCCGCGCTTCCTCAAGCACACCGGGCCGGCGCTGGTGTTCGACGACTACCCTTCGATGAAGAAGGCGGTCGACGATCCCGATCTCGACGTCACCGAAGACCACATTCTCATTTTGCGCAATGCAGGGCCGCAGGGCGGGCCGGGCATGCCGGAATGGGGCATGCTGCCGATCCCGACCAAGCTCGTGAAGCAGGGCGTCCGCGACATGGTGCGGATCTCCGATGCGCGCATGAGCGGCACCAGCTACGGCGCCTGCATTTTGCATGTCGCTCCCGAATCCTATGTCGGCGGACCGCTCGCGCTGGTGCGGAACGGCGACCGCATCACGCTCGACGTCGGCGCCCGCACCATCAATCTCGACGTGTCGGAAGCCGAGCTCGACAAGCGCCGCGCCGCCTGGAAGCAGCCCGAGCGCCGCTTCGAGCGCGGCTATGGCTGGATGTTCACCAAGCACATCAAGCAGGCCAATGACGGCTGCGACTTCGACTTCCTCGAGACCGATTTCGGCGCGCCGATCGGCGAGCCCTCGATTTACTAG
- a CDS encoding ribonuclease activity regulator RraA, producing MTKLAEATRNKLKSVSTATVATALFKRGLRIQMIQDVHPLSADQPTMVGEAFTLRYMPAREDLNTIEVFKDRSHPQRKAVEDCPAGSVLVMDSRKDARAASAGAILVTRLMKRGVAGVVTDGGFRDSAEIAKLGIPAYHHRPSAPTNLTLHHAIEINVPIGCGDAPVFPGDVILGDRDGVIVIPAHLAEEIANETFEMTAFEDFVTEEVNKGRGIFGLYPATDPQTLTDFAAWRKANGR from the coding sequence ATGACCAAACTTGCCGAAGCCACCCGCAACAAGCTCAAATCCGTCTCCACCGCCACCGTCGCAACCGCGTTGTTCAAGCGGGGCCTGCGCATCCAGATGATCCAGGATGTGCACCCGCTCAGTGCCGACCAGCCGACCATGGTCGGTGAAGCCTTCACGCTGCGCTATATGCCGGCGCGCGAGGATCTCAACACCATCGAGGTCTTCAAGGACCGCTCCCATCCGCAGCGCAAGGCAGTCGAGGATTGCCCGGCGGGCAGCGTGCTGGTGATGGACAGCCGCAAGGACGCGCGCGCCGCGTCCGCCGGTGCGATCCTGGTCACGCGCTTGATGAAGCGCGGTGTCGCCGGGGTCGTCACCGATGGCGGTTTTCGCGACTCGGCCGAGATCGCCAAGCTCGGTATCCCCGCCTACCACCACCGCCCAAGCGCGCCGACCAATCTGACGCTGCATCACGCCATCGAGATCAACGTGCCGATCGGCTGCGGGGATGCGCCGGTGTTTCCCGGCGACGTCATTCTCGGCGACAGGGACGGCGTGATCGTGATCCCTGCGCATCTCGCTGAGGAGATCGCCAACGAGACCTTCGAGATGACCGCGTTCGAGGACTTCGTCACCGAGGAAGTCAACAAGGGCCGCGGCATTTTCGGTCTCTATCCGGCAACGGACCCACAGACGCTGACCGACTTCGCCGCATGGCGGAAGGCGAACGGAAGGTAA
- a CDS encoding SMP-30/gluconolactonase/LRE family protein has protein sequence MNFTRRNLLAGAGAAATSALLAHAAGAQSFPFAPNQRYPDPAVQILDPSFGKYRLYSSTLEQVATGMRWAEGPAYFPEGGYLLFSDIPNNRIMKFDEKTGQTSVFRANANYANGNARDRQGRLVSCEHSVTRRITRTEKDGKITVLAEKFEGKRLNAPNDIVVKSDDSIWFTDPLFGINGEWEGKKEKAEQATTNVYRIAKDGKLSAMLTDLVNPNGLAFSPDEKKLYVVEWKGTPNRSIWSYNVGDDGSLSGKTKLIDAADQASLDGFRVDRDGNLWCGWGSNGALQSEPTDIAGRKVYQLKAKSEDLDGVMVFNAEGKPLAFIKLPERCANLCFGGPKNNRLYMASSHSVYALYVEAHGAV, from the coding sequence ATGAATTTCACGCGACGCAACCTCTTGGCCGGCGCCGGCGCTGCGGCCACTTCCGCGCTCCTCGCCCACGCCGCCGGTGCCCAGTCGTTTCCGTTCGCGCCGAACCAGCGCTACCCCGATCCCGCCGTTCAAATCCTCGATCCCAGTTTTGGAAAGTACCGGCTTTATTCCTCGACGCTCGAGCAGGTCGCGACCGGCATGCGCTGGGCGGAAGGCCCCGCCTATTTTCCCGAAGGCGGCTATCTGCTGTTCTCGGACATTCCCAACAACCGGATCATGAAGTTCGACGAGAAGACCGGGCAGACCAGCGTGTTCCGCGCCAACGCGAACTACGCCAACGGCAACGCGCGCGACCGCCAGGGTCGCCTCGTCAGCTGCGAGCACTCGGTGACCCGCCGCATCACCCGCACCGAGAAGGACGGCAAGATCACCGTGCTGGCCGAGAAGTTCGAGGGCAAGCGGCTGAACGCGCCGAACGACATCGTGGTGAAGTCCGACGACAGCATCTGGTTCACCGACCCGCTGTTCGGCATCAACGGCGAGTGGGAGGGCAAGAAGGAAAAGGCCGAGCAAGCCACCACCAACGTCTACCGCATCGCTAAGGACGGCAAGCTCAGCGCTATGCTGACCGACCTCGTCAATCCGAACGGCCTCGCCTTTTCGCCTGACGAGAAGAAGCTCTACGTGGTCGAGTGGAAAGGTACGCCCAACCGCAGCATCTGGAGCTATAATGTCGGTGACGACGGTTCGCTCAGCGGCAAGACCAAGCTGATCGACGCGGCTGACCAGGCCTCGCTCGACGGTTTTCGCGTCGACCGCGACGGCAATCTCTGGTGCGGCTGGGGCTCCAACGGTGCGCTGCAATCCGAGCCGACCGACATCGCCGGCCGCAAGGTTTATCAGCTCAAGGCCAAGTCGGAGGATCTCGACGGCGTGATGGTGTTCAACGCAGAGGGCAAGCCGCTCGCCTTCATCAAGCTGCCCGAACGCTGCGCCAATCTCTGCTTCGGCGGGCCGAAGAACAATCGCCTGTATATGGCAAGCAGCCACTCGGTGTATGCGCTGTATGTGGAGGCGCATGGGGCCGTGTGA